agtaaaagtcgtgcattggaaatgttacttaagtaaaatgaaGTAATGATAGGAAATGGACTTCcaagttttaaaagtaaaaggacaAAAATCCTCCCGTTGTAGAAAGAGTGAAGGATgcaaccagctgtgtgtttctgGTCTCATCAGCTGAGCTCCACttttatattgttgctaggttactttataataaacatcAGATTTATAATctacatgtgttctgtgtgcagaaatcttcaTGTGAAAAGTtactagtgactaaagtaactagtaactaaagctgtcagatgaatgtagaggagtaaatagtagaatatttctctctgaaatgtagcggagtagcagcagaaagtgacatggaaagaaaagacttaagtatagtaaaagtacctcaacatttgtagagtacttgaaaaaacaagacagtaGGCAGATATTGTACATGTGTTTCATCACAGTAAATATTAAGATAAAAATTAGAATACAGCCGCTGTTATTCATAACTAATCAGCACATGACTTCACTGCTGTCACTATGCCATGTTTTTCAAAGGTCAAATATTCTATTTATAATACACACAACGAAgttgaaaacatgtttgtggGTCCAGTGTTGTGTTGACAGACTGCTGACTCACGACCGTTCAGGATAACAAGTTTGTACTTTGCTCTTGTGTTTGCTCATCTCTCCTTTTGGCTGTCTCGGAGAAACAAGAGAACACAACTAGAATAGGATGACTGGACATCATCTCAAGGCCTCGGTGGTCCAGACTGCTACATTATAGCAACATTAAAGTACTATCCATGTATCAAGTCCGGACATGGAGGACTCGAGTCgccattctctgtaaacccgAGGATTTCTGAAATCGGACAGGAGCATTGATGTGATAGGACTCGACAGTTAGATGAAGTTTCTGACTACTTGTATGTGTATTATGCGGGGATAAAGTACTTGAGTCCTGAACTCGGACTTGAGTTGCTAGTCTTTGGACTCGTCACTCGACTCAGACACAAGCTCAGGTAATGCTGACTCGAACCGGACTCGACTCGGACTCTTCTTTGGTGACTCGGACTGGAACCCTAAGGACTCGAGACCTGACTGGGTCGGCGTCTCGACCACAACGCTGCAACGTCTCGGGCTGTGCGCTGGATGACGGGCTAATCACTGGACGAACAACGGAAaggtttctttaaataaatattttatttgaaaataaatacattttctcaaaatagAATCAATAACATTACAAAAGCTTTGGGGGAAGGGGGAAAGAagtaggggtgggggtgggggagggggtgttGAATAGTGAGTGATGTGTAATTTGGAACAAGGAGTACAATCTCACACGTTTATCTACCATCTGAAGACAAGTTCCCACAATGTGTTGGACTGTACATTCTCAGCTGCTTTGTGGGAAAGCGTTTGCTTTGACATGCAGTCTACTTGGTCTTAAAGCTTCAGGCCCCGCACCCAGAAACCAACGGTGTACTCGTACTGTATCTACACACTcgttggttaaaaaaaagaaaagcagaatataATCTCTTGTCAACACATCAAAATCAGCCActgatttacatttacatctgaCAATGTTTCTTGGAAAAGTACCTTAAATGTGTCTGGATCAACTTCACCTCTAGTCTACAGTACAAAGATACAATACACAAGAAGGCTGCGCTTATTGATATAGCGGTAATAAGAGGCCAGAAGCGTTGTCCGGCTGCAGTTTGCCAGGCAAGAAGGGAAACAGAGCGTGAGCCGGATGGCAAAATGTCTGCCTTTTCCAGCAGGGTTCCAATGCCCGTTGTTGGAGTGGAGAGCTTGGGAGGTGGCAGCTCTCCAGAGAGACAGTCAGGGACAGCGGCACCGTTGTACTGGAACAGATTAACACAGTGCACTCGCCCAGCCCTGACCCCCTCATGACAGCTCCACAAATAGCATTACGAGTGCAGGAAGTTCTCTCCCAACCAGCCTGCAGCGGCCCAGCAGCAGCCTCGCACAAACCTAATTACCAGCTgcgcaaaaaaaagaaaacaaacaccacGGAGCATATCcgttttttatcattattgaGTCATTGGAGAATGTGCAAGCCGACCTCAATTAAGACTAGCGTGTGAGAACACGTCATTTAAATCTAATCAGAAGAAAAGTAGCAGAGTAAGCTGATCTatggcaaaaacaacaactttgcaAGCTTTGTGCTCCTCGCTCCTCCTGCCGAGTGAAATCAATGCCACAGGTAGCAGATTTAAATAATGATTAAACTAAGTGCTGCCAGGGAGTGCTGTGTCCACACATCCAAATCTCTcacccctctcccccccccgcTCAGCCTCCAATCGTGTTCAGCACACAAGGCCGTGGTTGGTAGGGAGGAGGAGGCCATTCAATGGGTTTTAAATGCCTCACTGCACtgaccacacacagacacacactaacaacCCACGGATGCAAATTCTGCAATCACGcacttctttctttatttaaactaaCCCTGTGTTAGAAAAAAATCCCACCTCAGGTCTTCACCCTCTGACGgcgtttttttctgttgtttggcTTTCCTTGGAGGCCACAGTTATGGCGTTTCTCATAGGTACTAGTGTTTCTCCCTCCATAAGCAGCTCTACGAAGCAGTAACCCAAAATGTGTTCTCTCGGAGTACAGAGACCTTCAAGTCATTTACTAGTGACTATGGGTAAATGCTTTGTTTAAGCCGACACTCTAAGCAAACTTACTAGTTAACTAGAGGGGGAACAGGTGTGATTCATTTAATGACTGCAGATTTAAATGGGAGTCAGGATAATGACGCTGAAAGCTGAAGAATCAATGTAGCACATCTCCCCCCATCACGTCACCCAGGAATGCTGCACAACCTTGCTCTCCTGCTCTTCAAAgaaatgtgtacttttttttgttgatgtagGAACTCAGTTTTGAAGAGCCAGCCTTCAAAATGCATGTCAGAAAGAAAACCACGTGTTCTTAATCCCTTCATCCTTGTATGAACAAATTCGGAGGACTACCTTTTATAAATTTGTAAAACGCCTGCTACTTAGAAAGATTTTGGGATGCCACAGGATCAAGCAGACCCAGATGGATAGTCTTCCCAGGCCTTCCCCCATTGTTTGTTAAGTTTACAATCATCCTAAAGCCTTGACAATGCAGGCACATGTGCTGAGGACCAGATGGGTACAGACAGAGCCCCCCTGCATCAGGATGCTTGATTTGACCAAAGACGACAGCTCCGGCTCAAAGTAAGTTAACCCGGTGCTTTCGCTGCGTTTTCTCTcttcacaatttttttattaactcaCAGGCCGTGTAAAGGTATTCTACACACTGtcaaatacacagaaacaccCAAACAGAACAGAGAGATTGTCTCCTCTCGCTGTGCTACTGTGACCACTCAGTCATtctttggggtgggggggtggtgtCCAGTCCAAACCTTCCCGACAAACGCTTTGCTCAGCAGCTCACCGTGCTCGGCTGCTGTTTGCACACAAAGTCCGATATGAAGTCAAACTCATTCTGTCCCAGGAAGAGCTCGGGCAGCTCCTGAATGCGGTCCAACCCAAGCTCCAGCACTAGTGAAGTCAGGACCTCTTCGTCGATCAGATCCATGTCCATGCCGTTTAGTCCCAAAGGGCCGCCGATGTGCTGCATGCCTGAGAGCTGGGCCGGACCCACCCGATACTGGGCACCGTTGGGCATATGGTGGCCGTTGGCTGAGACCAGCGGGTGTCCATGATACTGAGTGTTGAGTTTCTGCAGGTGCATACTGGCCATAAGCTGCTGAGAGGTGAGGTTACCAGGGAGATACTGCTGGGGGTGTccaccctgctgctgctgctgctgctgctgctgctgctgggggtGCATGGggtggtggtgctgctgctgctgctgctgctgctgcggacCCTGGCCATTGTACATCATGTTTCCAGACATCatctggtggtggtggttggcCATGGGAACCCCGTTCACAGGGCCGGCCATCCCGCCGGCTCCCACCATGCTCTGCCTATGTCTCATGGCAGCCTCCATGCTGTTCTGAGGGTTCCTGCCGTAGTGCATCACCTGGCCGTTGGGCAGAGTGCGCATGCCGGGCTGGCCGTTGTGCTGCGGAGGTCCGCTCATGCCCATCCTGAAGCCGTGGGTCATGGGCATCATCATGTGTTCAGCCATGGCCTCTATCGCCCTGAGAAACATATAACACATCAGATTAGATGCTCTTTTATACGACCCTTTGTCATTACAACctaaacacaattaaatacaCAGAATTTATAGAGGCAATCCACCAATTTGCATTAGAAGTTTAGTTAACTCCTCACAAGGAGTGCTACTCAGCCTGTTGAATGCCTTTTGTGGCTCAGGaaagtgtgaaagaaaaacacggACTTATGGCCAAAAAACattatcaaatatatttttatatatatatatatatatatttttttttttttaagttttgggACAATTTACTATTATCTTCTAATTTTTCCCTAAAAGACAGCCTAAAACATGACTGAAACATTTGCTTTTGGACTCTGTGTATACGAGTTCAGAAAGAATAATAAAGACCTGCAGCACCTGCCAGGCTGTGATTGttatacattaaaatacaagcTGCTTGACCTAAGTGGAGAATCcacattaataaaatgaattccTTTGctcctgtttgtgtttattgaaGGAGCATATGTGATATTTCCAGCCAGCTAGTGTTAGCTACCCAGCAGCACTGTTCCATGGACTCCTTTATTCTCATAGATGCAGGGTTCGATTCAGATAGCAGAGCCACCTACTGCAGTGGTTTTTGCTCTAggttttttaaacttaaaataaggtttccaaaatcatttcagtggttcattaactcgtcggaatgaaaaataagaataatggtaatgttAACCGTAAGGGACAATTCCACTCCCAACCTGTAGAAGGAACGAAGAGGAAaggtgctttggtgcctacagtaaaggtgctggttgacaattagctaatgctaatgctaatgtaattcttggtgggtaacatacgATTATGACACCATTCATTacacaaagttgtttttagtgtgattgttttgaccatggttaacaactctgggctgacccacaaattcatcagtaacgttaactgtatggATAGTCTACTATTGGATTTTGACCCCTTATTGAGACTAAAAATCCTGATATCTCAGTCTCTGGTTCCATAAAGAGTCTTTTGGGTCCACTTCATTTCATAGCAGAGCAATGCTGAATTACTGGAGTCCCCCTTTGAAACACTATGATGAGAACAAGCCCCGTGTCTCTGCTGCagctctccttcctcctccagcttctctctctctatttgaACGCCCCCAGCCACCTCGGAAGTGTCCATCTCAAAGCCCCAAAAGGACACCATCCGAGACTTCCCGCTGGACATCTCACCGACGAGGGAGGGCAGCAATACCCTTGCAGCCAAAAAGGACGCAGGGGAATGCTTGTCCAGACCACACACACCTCtccccctcaaacacacacagcacacggCCCCTGTCTTCACACAGTCATTACAAAAGACCATCAACTAAAAGACAACCTCCACATGAGAAAACAGAGACCCGTCCAAGCTGAAACTGGAATTCTGCTGTCAACGTGATTGGCTGGTTAACAGTGATGGCAATATTTGATCCACTAATGGGATTATCATGAAAAGACATCCAGCTGGAGCGAGCAATCGAATAAATGTCTCCTTCTGTCTGGGAAAAACAAAGAGTGGAGGCTTTCAAATCCCCCCAAACTGAACTCTGCTGGTGCCCCTGGTTGCTTGTGCTAATTCAAGCCTTTTTAGTGCTGATAAAACAAGACGACACTTTCCCCAAAAGCCCAAATCCTCCTTCAAATCCTTCCCTTGTGTTACCTAATTATGCTCTGTAATAATCTGTGGAGCTCCGGTGCAGATCTGGAGAACCATTCAGCCAAATGCCACTTTGGAAACAGATAGTCTGAGGGAGGATAAGAACTGCTGACATTATTACACAAGCATGAAACCCGCTTTATCCTCGGGGATCATCATTCGATGCCACAAATATAGCAGGCAATAACGCTGCAATAAGCAATGTAACAAGGTGGACTCGGATCATGTCCTCAGCGGGTTTTTATTCAAATCTTAAAGAATCAGCCGTACAAAGGGAAAGTGCAGCCCCTCTACCTGTTTGGTGGGTAACAGAAGACGACACCTACCCGATGGATTAATGTCGAGTCCGTCCGTACGGAGAAGTGGGATCAATGCCGGGCTTGTTCCTCCAGCTGATGCTCGGGCTACATGCAGCCCTGCGGCGGATGCAAACTCTAGTGCGTCTCGGCAGTCGGAGTAGTTTGTTTTCTGGGTCAACTCGGGGATTATATGCATCTATAAAGcacaggagagaggggggggggagagagagaggaggagctACCGTCCTCTCCGTCTCCTTTGTTGCCATTGGTCCTCCCCCTTAATCACTGTGCAAAGAAACCTTCACTAACTACCTCCGCGGATCCAGCGGAGCAGCGGAGCCGCGCTCAGCCGAGCCGCGCTCTGCGTGTCCCGGGAACATTTCCCCCCAGCAGCCTCCCTCATCCTGGCTCTGTAATCCGTGATGATCCACGCGCTCTTACAGAGCAGCTGGGAAGGGTTTTCTAGAGTGCAGGAACATCATATAGTCACACCATTCTATTATCTTAACCAGCTGAGTGAatctgcattgtgtgtgtgtgtgtgtgtataaatatatagccTTGTAGGGCTGCCTCCTAATCGGTTGTTTTgatctcccatcccagaatgctatgtggactagacAGACCTGGCTATGTGAGACTACAATATTGAGACAGCCTTAACCAAAGTGTTGTTGTAGCCTGCAACTTGGCTTATTGATCACCAATGATGCTTCATTGCAAGTCTAAGACAGAAGGGTGTTATTAGTGAGCGTATAGCTGCAGAGACATGCAGAGGTGTCACCTTCAACGGTAGTGAATGGGAGATAGATTGAATACTCGTCGGGTGGAAGTGAATGTCCCAACAAAAATCCATAAAAGGTATAAAAGAAACAACTTCAAGGAtcgaaaaacaaaacaattgccAGTGAACATAATCCATTTAGCAATTACGCTCCCCTCAACATGTATAGGCAAATATACGCCTCGCTGTAGTATTATGTTGTTGTAGAAGACAGGATTGCACAAGCCTACTAGGACCCAAAACCACAAACTGGATGACATCAGTATTCCcgataaacaaaaaacaagtgacAGAATGGTGTGATATTACCCAAGAGGACTTTCTAGATATGTCTTGGTAATTTTtacagaaattacaatttacaaatgCTCATGATCATATACTAATAATATAgatagcattttatttttatggggGTTTTCTAAATAGTaccaactattttttttttttagcttagttCATTCTCAcggatttaaagaaatactatGTTATTTTTGGAAGCAAAAATCAAAAGTTGAATTCAGAAGCACTAAAGTGCCCCATGGTCCACATAGGGATTTGGATGGGTCaaatacaggactttcacccaggagagtgGGACACCACCCACGTGTTTCCTTAACCGGACACCATGACGGAACCATAGGCCCCCCCCACAAGCTTTCCCTGACAGTGTCCAAAGGGACCAAGCACGTTTAGGCAAAGGCACAAGACCAAGGGTCCGTGTTTTACGAGATGGGGGGGAGAATGTGTTGATGGTGGGCGAGGGGATTTTAAGTCACAGAACCACGGTTGGACACCGGAACAAACTAgaatagacagatagatagatagatagatagatagatagatagatactttattgatccccaaggggaaattcaaaACAAGAGGCCATGCAATAACAAACAGGACAATAGGCTAACCTAACAATAGGTAAAGTTCTCCTCCTTTTACTGTAGAGGTAAAGTTCTCCTCCTTTTACTGTAGAGGTAAAGTTCTCCTCCTTTAGNNNNNNNNNNNNNNNNNNNNNNNNNNNNNNNNNNNNNNNNNNNNNNNNNNNNNNNNNNNNNNNNNNNNNNNNNNNNNNNNNNNNNNNNNNNNNNNNNNNNGatgaaaaacaagacatttatttttagtttgaaTTTCCCAGTTAATAGACCTTATTTGCATTGGTCAAAACCACAAGGCACAACAATCTTTCAATGCAAAAGCGACAGTCCACTCCACCGAAGCGTGTGTAATAAACGTTATGATTTGTTCTTTGCAGCATGATGAAATCAAACCACCTCCATCCAGCTCTGGAGCGAGCACAAACCAGCCAGTCCTTTTGTTTTGGTCTCCCTCCCTGTGTGGAGAAAGTCAAACCCCCTCAGCAGGAGCTTGGTATGTATTCCTGttgacatatacacacacacacacacacacacacacacacactctgctgcaGAGGAATGTGTCCTATTTTTGGGCCCCTAAAGTCAGCCAGACTTCCAGGCTTGTTCTATTGCGCGATTCACTTGACCATTGTGTTCTTTGCTTGTTCTCTTTTGGGGCAACgctgtgtgttttaatatattattcaCCATGAGGAGTTGTTGTCAGCAGTGCTCGGGTCACGCTCATGTTGTTTGTTCTGCCAAATACAGCTGGACTTTGAATTTGTGGTTTTTCagtctgcctctgattggctgacctGATAGTCTTACCCGATCCTTAACCAATCTCACTCCTCGTGTCTTAAACGCAACTAGTCTGGCATTGCCGGTCCTATCTTCACAGCGCTGTAGAGTAAGGTCCAACTACAAGGCAAACACATTCTAGGataggagaaaagaaaagggtttatttgcatttctttgaactaatcacaatcgtcttgggtggcggTAAGCTGCGAACacaggaacttgttttggtgaaacatttgcaccccgcaaaataaattgccacaaaaagacaaatgaagttaactgttgacacaatattTTAATGTGGGCCATATACTTTAGCTTTAGACCTGATTAAACACAATTAACTGTTTCTTCGTCCACAGCAACCCCACCAGGtagtcccaaaacgtcccagttagagaggaaatggtCTAAATGTGTTCTTTGGAAATCTTTACAATCCCTGAAACAACCAAGCAGACCTGCCTTATTGCATAATCCACTCTTCAAAACTTGCCCTTTCTAGCATGTAGCTGGAAagtagctcaaagtttgttgttgtttcccatagCGAAGGGTTATACGAACGGCAACACAGAGAGAGCGAAAGGTGAGGGTCAGCGCCTGACATCGCGCTCGCCGGGTGTCTTCAACCTTCCGTTGATCAAGACTAAACCCTAACCAGCCAATGACTCAACCTGAGGCGGGTCATGCCTTTGCCCCACCCTCCGGACCCTCCCTTCTAGCATCAGCCTTTGGACAGAGTCGTAGCTAGCCGTTTCCCCCTGTTTCAAGTccttgtgctaagctaagctagccagCTGCTCATGGTAAGAAAGCAAGAAGGCCTATTTAGCAAAATGTTgaacactttttaaatgcatgcttCTACGTGTAATGTAACATGTCTGTTCCTAGATTCTGTAGGACACCACATCAGTCATCTCTGCACTGCTTTGCTGGACGCTGTCAGGTGCTGTCAGACATGGCTGTGTGGAACAATGTGACAACCCTTCAGACTACTCTGCTTATTTGACCTCCTCTGCTCGTCTGAGAGTTACTTGCTGGTCCGAGCGAGGTGGAAAATGTGTCCTGACAGTTAACCAATGCAAGTTTTTCTCTTGGTTATTGATCATTACTCATGACTCAGTGGTCCTACATACTAATCTTTTGCTGCCTTGAGCCAGCACATTCTATCAAAAGAATATCATTGTGGTCATTATGTAATGACACAGCTTCTTTGCAAAGGTAGTAGGACAGATTGGATGGCAACTGCTAGAACAAAGGCAACAACAGCATTAATTATCTCTTTCTCTGAAGCCTACTCGTTCACTTGTTGTACCCCCTCACAGTATACATCCAGGTTTCATATTACTCACTGCTTCTTGTTCCATGTTCTTCCCCCGCAGTCCAGCCCGCTCCATTTACACTGTCTCTACTTTGAATGCTTATTCCAATAAGGGCTTTATGTATTGTCACAACATGATTAATGCCGTTTTTGCAAAAGGCAATTATTGCCAGTAGAAGGGCAAAGCCACACACGAGGTAATCACAACAGACCATGCGCGAGCTGCAGCCCCCGCTCTGCCACTTGCCCTCATCCAGACAGAGAGCGCGGCGAAATAGATTTGTAAAAAGGTCATTGGAATAAATTGCCTCTTAGGTACAGTAAACTGTGTTTCTATGTGTCCTCCGGCGACTCAAACTGCCTCTCACGAGTCATTGAGCTGTGTGACTGGAATATTCATTAGACAGTCTGTGTATGACATTTATGATCAATAAGAAGATTACAGGTGTTTCCACATTTTTCTATGCTTCTTAcaagtcccatgacatggtgctctatggatgcttttatttagaccttagtggtccctaatactgtatctgaagtctctttatatagaccttagtggtccctaatactgtatctgaagtctctttatatagaccttagtggtccctaatactgtatctgaagtctctttatatagaccttagtggtccctaatactgtatctgaagtctctttatatagaccttagtggtccctaatactgtatctgaagtctctttatatagaccttagtggtccctaatactgtatctgaagtctcttttatgtagaccttagtggtccctaatactgtatctgaagtctcttttaaataaacCTTAGTGGCTGGGGTGactcattaatgttaaaaaacctaaaaaaaagtgacattatcatgccatgggacctttattcTATTCTTCTCTGTAGCAACACAACAGTGACGGCTGGTGTGTCAACTTGGGTTTCATGATATTCACATAGGATATTTGTAGAAAACAGATTATATGTTAGATCAGTAGCAGATCTTTGATCTGATAATCGCTGGAACATCCGGCGCTGCCTGCCACTGTGACGTGACGTTAAACATCCAATCAAATGCATTATGA
The genomic region above belongs to Etheostoma cragini isolate CJK2018 chromosome 14, CSU_Ecrag_1.0, whole genome shotgun sequence and contains:
- the cited4a gene encoding cbp/p300-interacting transactivator 4a, producing the protein MAEHMMMPMTHGFRMGMSGPPQHNGQPGMRTLPNGQVMHYGRNPQNSMEAAMRHRQSMVGAGGMAGPVNGVPMANHHHQMMSGNMMYNGQGPQQQQQQQQHHHPMHPQQQQQQQQQQQGGHPQQYLPGNLTSQQLMASMHLQKLNTQYHGHPLVSANGHHMPNGAQYRVGPAQLSGMQHIGGPLGLNGMDMDLIDEEVLTSLVLELGLDRIQELPELFLGQNEFDFISDFVCKQQPSTVSC